Below is a genomic region from Paenibacillus rhizovicinus.
AGCGACACGCTGCTGCAGCTGCCGAAGTTTACGTTCAAGACGAGCAAGAAGCTGAGAGAGGTGCTGGAGGGGCTGGGGATGAAGATTTCTTTCGACCCTTCCGCGGCGGATTTCTCCGGCATGACCGATAACGGGAGCAAGGGACTATTCGTCAGCGACGTGCTGCAGAAGGCGTTCATCTCCGTAGACGAGCTGGGGACGAAAGCGGCTGCGGCGACGAAGATCGACGTGACGGGAAGCTCCGCTCCGCCGCCGGAGGCGTTCGAGTTTATCGCGGATCGCCCGTTCTTCTTCGCGATCGAGGATCGGACGACGGGGACGCTCGCATTCCTCGGCGCGGTGGCGAATCCGGGGGCTGGGTAATGGTAAACTTGGAGCATCGACTATGTTGACGGGGAGCATATACTGTCAGAAGCCCAAGTGTGGGAAATGTACCGAACGCTGAGATGGTAGCAGTGGCAGCTTCGCTATAACGAATTCCACAAGCCTTATTCATGTCTAAATCGGCTGTTTGAAATGCTAACGAATCTGACACGTGCTATCTCTCGCGATGTGCCCATTTTCAGCCTGCTTTTACTCATTTTCGGATTCTTAAGCATCGCTGGATTCGTTAGCTTTTGAATAAACGCTAAAACACGAAGATAACGCCGCCTGAATTCGTTAGAATCTCAATCTCCCTCGAGTCGAGCCCGGATCCTGGCGGCATTTAGTGCGTAGCGACTTTCTCAAAGCGGCACTTGCGCGATGGCTTTTGCTGCTGTGGTCATGGCGATGGTGGCGTTAGACTCGTTTCTGCGATCGGCACGATGGTGGCCGTTGGACCGTTGCTGCGATGGTAGGTAGCAGTGGCAGCTTCGCTGTAACGAAGATCTTTCGCACGAAGAACTTCCTATTGTCGAAACCCCATAAGCGATGTACAATCGAACGTGCCCGGGCACATAAATTGTGTAACCGCTGCCATACGGGCTTGCTAATGAACGAAAACCACCATTAGGAGGGGAACCCATGCAAAGATACGCAGCCGAGACGCGCGTTCAAGAGGGCCTGAACGTTATCGTTCTGACAGATAGGAGCAGCGATTCCGAGGCAAGGCTGCTTCCGGACGCGGGCAATAACTTGTTTCTTTTCAGCTCGGCGGGCCAGGAGATCATCAAGACGCCGATCAGCTTGCATCGCCTGCGCGAAGACCGGTCTGCCGCGACAAGATACGGTACGCCGATTTTATTTCCGCCCAACCGAATCCAAGACGGCATGTTTACGTTCAAGGGACGCAACTATCGGTTTCCGCTAACGGAACCGCCTGAATATCACCTGCATGGGGAACTCGTCAGCAGAGCTTGGGAAGTTGTGGCCTACGGCTCCTCGGAAGAGGAAGGGGCGTGGGTGACCAGTCGTTTGCAATACGCGGACCACCCGGACATCCTGGCGTATTACCCGCATCCATTGACGTTTGCCATCACGTACCGGCTCCTGGACGGGAAGCTGCAGATGGACAGTACGATCAAGAACGAAGGAACGGACGAGGCGCCTTTCTTCTATGGCTTGCATCCGTATTTCTCGATTCCGGCTGCGCTCGAGAACAGCACGACGCTGCACATTCCCGCCGTGGAAGAGTGGCCGGCCACGGACAAAGCATTCGTGACGGGGATGCCGTCGGATACGGCGCTGAGCCAAGCGATGCGCAGCGGATTCCCGCTGGCAAGCTATCCGAAGCTCGGATGCTCGATGCTGACGCTCGATCCGGAATCCGATGCCATCTGCCGTTTCAAGCTGCCGGCTTACTCGATCGCCTACCAAGTGGATAAACAGTTTCCGTTCGTGCTGCTGTTCAGTCCGAGTTGGAACGAATCGTTCTCGATCGAGCCCTACACGTATTTAACGGATGCGTTTAACCTTCCGTATTCGCCCGACCTTACGGGTGCGCAGGGCATTGTGGCGGGCGAGGAACGCTGTCTGCGGACGTCGCTGTGGGTCGAATAAAGCGGGCGGCCGCAGCCAGCACACAGCAGCCAGTCGCCAACAGCCAACAGCCAACAGCCAACAGCCAACAGCCAACAGCCAACAGCCAACAGCCAACAGCCAACAGCCAACAGCCAACAGCCAACAGCCAACAGCCAACAGCCAACAGCCAACAGCCAACAGCCAACAGCCAACAGCCAACAGCCAACAGCCAACAGCCAACAGCCTACATCCAGCATCCAGCATCCAGCACCCAGTTGCCATCCCCCAACAACCAGCAGCCAGTCGCCAATAGCCAACTAACGCAACCAGCAGCCTGCTAACCGCCGTCCTCGGAATGGAGCTTCGCCGAGCGGATAAAAGCCTCTTGAAAGCGTGATCACTTCGCTCTATAATTAAAACTGTGCCCGAGCACATTAAGAATCAGGAGCGAATCATGACCGTAACTATCAGAGAAATCGCAAAGCAGGCCGGCGTCTCCAGAGGCACGGTCGACCGGGTATTGAACGACAGGCCAGGCGTAAAGCCGCATGTACGTGCCCGCATACTAGAAATCGTCAACGAATTGAATTATGTTCCCAATCTTGCCGCCAAAGCGCTCGCCTATCAGAAGAAGCCGGTCGTATTCGGCATCGTCATGCCGCCGGAAGACATTGAGTTCTTCGAATCCATCCGCAGCGGAATCAACAGCGCCGCAGACGAGCTGAAGGACCTCGGCATCCGGTTGGATTACCGCTACGTGGACAACAGAGGTCCCGAAGAAGGAGCCGCGGCCATTCGCGAGCTGGTCGAAGCGGGCGTCAGCGGCATCATGTTCTCCGTCATGGACGACGAGCTGATCCGGGCGAGCATCGATTACGCGGCGGAGCGAAATGTCCCCGTCGTCACGTTTAATTCCGACGTGGAGCACAGTAAACGGATCTGCTTCGTCGGACAGGATCTGCACAAGAGCGGCTTGGTAGCCGCCGGCCTGATGAACCGCGTGCTGCACGAGCGGGCCAAAGTCGTCATCGTTACGGGCAATCTCAAATTCCATGCGCATCGTTCGCGCGTGGAAGGGTTTCGGAAAGGGCTGGCCGATTACGGAAGCCGCTTCGAAGTGCTGGATGTCATCGAAGGCTACGACCGCTATGCGGAAACGTTCGAGCAGCTGGACCGGCTATTGGGCGAGCACGCGGACCTCGGCGGGATCTATATGGCGACGGGCGATATCGCCGCATGCGTCGATGCCATCAAGAAGCATCGGAGGGAAGGACAGCTCCGCGTCGTGTGCAATGATTTGATGCCGCCGGCGGAGCAGGGACTTCGCGAGCGGATCATCGATTTCACGATCGTCCAGAACCCGGAGAGGCAAGGCTATGTATCGCTGCGCATGCTGTACGACCATGTGTTTGCGGGCAAGCAGCCCGAGTCCGAGCATCATTTTACGGAGACTCACATTTATATCCCTGAAAGCCTGTAAGGCTTTCTTTTGGGCAATTTCGTGCCCGGGCACAGAGGCTTGTATGTTTCAAAATAAGGCCAATTACGAGGGGGCGAACGGGATGGCGATCGTCGTTCAGCGAAGAGACTACAGTTTGAAGGGCAAGGAAAGCAAACGGGCGGAGGAGAAAGGGCTCGCATCCGCGCAATGGCACGCAACGGCAATACCGCGGGCCAAGATGAAGGAGCTTATGAAGCGCAAGGACGGTCCGGCGATTCGGGACACGATCATTTGGTTCGGCGGACTTATTGTTCTCGGTGTTCTGGCCTATCTCTCTTGGGGCACCTGGTGGGCGGTTCCGGCCTTCTTCCTCTACGGGCTGCTCTATGCGACGCCGGGCGATTCCCGATGGCATGAATGCGGACACGGCACGGCTTTCAAGACGCCTTGGATGAACGATGTCGTCTATCATATTGCCTCGTTCTTCGTCCTGCGTTCCGCTACGCCATGGCGCTGGAGCCATTCCCGTCATCATACCGATACGATTATCGTGGGCCGCGACCCGGAGATCATTACGGCGAGACCGCCGGTCTGGAAAATCCTTTATATGCAGCTCTTCCATCTCTACGGCGGTCCGATCGAAATCAAACGATTCATTCTGCATACGTTCGGCAGGCTGGAGGAGCAAGAGAAGGACTATATCCCGGAATCCGAGTATGCGAAAGTGTTCCGCGAAGCCCGCATTTACATGCTCGTCTTCCTGGCCGTCATTGCCGCTTGCGCGTTCACGGGCAGCATTCTCCCGGCGATGTTCATCATTCTTCCTTCGTTCTACGGCGGCTTGCTCGTGCTCATCTTCGGCATTACGCAGCATTTGGGGCTGTACGAGGATGTGCTGGATCACAGGCTGAACACGCGCACGATCTATATGAACCGCGTCTTCAGGTTCCTGTACTGGAACATGAATTATCATACCGAGCATCATATGTTTCCGATGGTTCCCTTCCACGCGCTGCCGAAGCTTCACCAAGAGATGAAGCACGACTGTCCGGAAGCGCGGCCGAGCCTGTGGGCGGCACTCCGGGAGGTCGTCGGCGCGCTGCGCAAGCAGAAGCAGGATCCTGCCTACGTGGTCGTTAAGCCTTTGCCGGTAACGGCGACCCCGTATCGTTACGGTCCCGAGCTAAATATTGAAACGAGGAGTGAAGCCTAATGTCGAACGGTGAATGGGTGGCGGTTTGCGAGGTTGGCGAGATCGACGTGGAGGATGTGATTCGTTTCGATCAAGGGGAGCAATCCTTCGCGGTCTATCGGACGGACAAAGGGGATTATCATGCGACGGCCGGCTTCTGCACGCACGGCAAGTTCCATCTCGCGGACGGCCTTGTGATGGGCAAATTGATCGAATGTCCGAAGCATAACGGCAGATTCGACGTCACGAGCGGCGCCGCGGTACGCGTGCCTGCGTGCAAGGATTTGCAGACGTATCCGGTTAAAGTCGAAGCGAACCAGGTCTTCATCATGATCTAAGCAAGGGAGTTCATTCTCTCGCACGCGTCTTGAGTACGCCATTAGGATGTGTTAGGCTGGGTTTATTCCATAACGAAGCTAATCGCATCATACGACACCGGGGGACTGCTGATGAAGAATCGACAGTCTCCTTTTTACATGCGCCAATTGGAAGCGCATTCATGACAAGGGTGAAGCGGCTCATGTTCGCATAATCAGAATAGCACGCCAGCCAGAAGCAATTGATGCGGCTCATTTGTCCCAGGGATCCGATAAGGAGCTGAGTGGAACCATGCTGAAGGTTTTGATTTTGGAAGACGAACCTATTCTGCGTCAAGGCTTAGTGAACAAAATTTCAATGGACAAGCTCCCTCTCGTCATAGCCGGCGAAGCCGACAATGGAATCGACGGGCTTGAGCTGCTCATCGAAATCAAACCGGATATCGTCCTGACGGACATCCGGATGCCGGGCATGGACGGGCTGGATTTTATCGAACAAGCGCTCCTGCTTCAAGAGAAGCTGAATGTCATCATCGTCAGCGGCTACGGCGAGTTCGAGTATGCGAAGCGGGCGATGAGCTATGGCGTGTCCGATTATTTGCTCAAACCGGTCGACAGCGAGGAACTCAGGGAAGCGCTCTTGAAAGCGATTCACAGAATCGAGGAGGAGCGTGCCTTAGGGGAGGAACG
It encodes:
- a CDS encoding aldose 1-epimerase; translated protein: MQRYAAETRVQEGLNVIVLTDRSSDSEARLLPDAGNNLFLFSSAGQEIIKTPISLHRLREDRSAATRYGTPILFPPNRIQDGMFTFKGRNYRFPLTEPPEYHLHGELVSRAWEVVAYGSSEEEGAWVTSRLQYADHPDILAYYPHPLTFAITYRLLDGKLQMDSTIKNEGTDEAPFFYGLHPYFSIPAALENSTTLHIPAVEEWPATDKAFVTGMPSDTALSQAMRSGFPLASYPKLGCSMLTLDPESDAICRFKLPAYSIAYQVDKQFPFVLLFSPSWNESFSIEPYTYLTDAFNLPYSPDLTGAQGIVAGEERCLRTSLWVE
- a CDS encoding LacI family DNA-binding transcriptional regulator, which codes for MTVTIREIAKQAGVSRGTVDRVLNDRPGVKPHVRARILEIVNELNYVPNLAAKALAYQKKPVVFGIVMPPEDIEFFESIRSGINSAADELKDLGIRLDYRYVDNRGPEEGAAAIRELVEAGVSGIMFSVMDDELIRASIDYAAERNVPVVTFNSDVEHSKRICFVGQDLHKSGLVAAGLMNRVLHERAKVVIVTGNLKFHAHRSRVEGFRKGLADYGSRFEVLDVIEGYDRYAETFEQLDRLLGEHADLGGIYMATGDIAACVDAIKKHRREGQLRVVCNDLMPPAEQGLRERIIDFTIVQNPERQGYVSLRMLYDHVFAGKQPESEHHFTETHIYIPESL
- a CDS encoding fatty acid desaturase family protein; amino-acid sequence: MAIVVQRRDYSLKGKESKRAEEKGLASAQWHATAIPRAKMKELMKRKDGPAIRDTIIWFGGLIVLGVLAYLSWGTWWAVPAFFLYGLLYATPGDSRWHECGHGTAFKTPWMNDVVYHIASFFVLRSATPWRWSHSRHHTDTIIVGRDPEIITARPPVWKILYMQLFHLYGGPIEIKRFILHTFGRLEEQEKDYIPESEYAKVFREARIYMLVFLAVIAACAFTGSILPAMFIILPSFYGGLLVLIFGITQHLGLYEDVLDHRLNTRTIYMNRVFRFLYWNMNYHTEHHMFPMVPFHALPKLHQEMKHDCPEARPSLWAALREVVGALRKQKQDPAYVVVKPLPVTATPYRYGPELNIETRSEA
- a CDS encoding Rieske 2Fe-2S domain-containing protein — protein: MSNGEWVAVCEVGEIDVEDVIRFDQGEQSFAVYRTDKGDYHATAGFCTHGKFHLADGLVMGKLIECPKHNGRFDVTSGAAVRVPACKDLQTYPVKVEANQVFIMI